The Vibrio sp. STUT-A11 region GCTATTTCGAATTCAGTCTGCAGTGCTGAGTTCTAGTTTAGGTATCCAAACTTATATTCATGATAATGAGCTTGAACAAGCGATGAATGAAGTGATGGAGGGGTATCCAAGCTTGGAAGAATTTTATCGAGCGCTAAGGGGTCAGCAGTTGTCGGAAAGTGATCTGAGGCTGGCGTTAAAGGACGAACTTCGTTGTAACAAAGTGTTAGAGCAAATTAGTAACGATGTTCCTGAACTCAGCGAAGAAGCGGCTTTCGAACATTATCAAGCCAACCAGGAGAAGTTTTTCCGCCCAAGCCTATGGGAGCTGAGTCAAATACTGGTCACCGTAAATAGCGAAATTGAGGAAAATCACCGCGAGCCTGCTTTTGCGCGTATTCAGGCTGCAAAGCAAGAGTTAAAGGAGAGAGACTTTTCCCAAGTCGCACTTAAATATTCTGAATGTCCGAGTGCGGTAAATGACGGTTACCTGGGATGGTGTGAAGGGCCAAAGCTATTCCCGCAAATTGTGCAGCAGCTACCGCAGCTTGACCTGATGGAGATCAGTTCAGTCATCGAAACAGAAATTGGTTTCCATTTGGTCCGCGTTCACTCAGTTAAACCGAGTGGCCTGGTGTCGTTTGAGCAAGCTTTCCCATACCTTAAGCAAAAACATCAACAACGTGCTAAAGCGTACATACAAAAGCAGTGGGTGTCGCAGTTGTTAGTAGAGGAAGGGTAGTTTTATGCTAAAAAATAGCCGTATTTTACAATGTTGTTTAGCGTTTTCTCTGCTCTCTAATACTGCTTTCAGTCAAACGCTGACCGTAGCGGTTGCGAATAATTTTTACGGGCCGATGAAAGCACTGGTGAGTGATTACGAACAACAGCAGAGTGACGATGTAGAGATTAGCACGGGTTCTACGGGACAGCTTTACGCGCAAATTATCAATGGAGCTCCATTTGATTTGTTCTTTTCTGCCGATCAACATCGCCCGCAATTGCTGGTGGAGAAGCAATTGGCCGAAGGTGAGTTTACGTATGCACAAGGCGTCTTAGTCGCATGGTCGCCTTCTGAGAATCTTGACGTTAAATCAGAGCTATTTTCGGGAAACTTTCAGTACCTGGCGATCGCGGATCCAAAGCTTGCGCCCTATGGGTTGGCAGCACAGCAGACACTTGAGAAATACCAAAAATGGGATGGTGTGCAAAACAAACTGGTGATAGGTAAAGGGCTGAACGCGACCTATCAGTTTGTTTTTACGGGTAATGCACAGTTCGGGCTGCTAGCTAAGTCTCAGGTTTATCAGCAAGGAAAATTTCAGCCTGGAAGCGTTTGGCAAATTCCTGCTAGTGATTACCAGCCAATTAAGCAAGATGCGGTGACGTTGAAGTTAGGCAAAGATAAAGCCAGTGCGATGCAATTTATCCATTACCTGAAAAGCGATCGCGCTAAAGACATTATTCACAGTTATGGGTATTTGACCGACTGAAAGAAAGAGTAAGGGGATGCCATTGGATGATTTAGTGATTGTTACGACACTGAAGTTGGCTTTCGTCGTAACGTGCGCACTGTTGGTGATTGGCTTACCCACGGCTTGGTGGCTATGCCACGGTAAATCGCGTTTTAAGCCTGTAATCGAGTCTGTGCTGCTATTACCTTTGGTGCTGCCACCGACTGTTCTCGGTTTTTACCTGCTAGTACTACTGGGACCGCAGGGCAGTGTGGGACAAATCTTATATCAATTGGGTTGGCAACAACTGCCCTTTACGTTCACGGGTATCGCCGTAGCTTGCACGATACACTCGCTGCCGTTCGTCCTCCAGCCGCTTAAAAATGCATTTGCCGCCATTGGTAAAAGACCGATGGAAGTTGCAGCAACATTACGTGCGTCGCCACTCGACACCTTTATTACGGTCACATTACCTCTGGCATGGCCGGGCGTCTTATCTTCTGCTGTCATGGGGTTTTGCCACACTTTGGGTGAATTCGGTGTCGTGCTAATGATCGGGGGGAATATACCGGGACAGACTCGGGTTATGTCGGTCGAAATTTACAATCATGTCGAAGCACTAGACTACCTAAATGCTCATATACTATCAGCCGGATTAGTCGGTTTTTCTTTTCTGGCGTTGTTGTTGATTCATTGGCTCAACAATCTGCATAAAGCCAGAATGGAGTTGGAGATAATCGAATGATCAACGCGACGGTTATTGAAAATGAAAGCGTAATAAGTCCTGAAAATGAAGGCGCAATAAGCGCTAAACTGAATATCAATTATGAAGACTTCCAGCTTAAGGCTGATTTAGAACTGCCTAGTCGAGGCGTGACCGTACTCTTCGGGCATTCAGGTTGTGGGAAGACCACCTGTTTGAGAGCCATTGCAGGGCTTGTCAGAGTCGAACAAGGCGAAGTGCGAGTAAATAGCGAACAATGGCAAAGCTGGGACGGAAAAGTTTTTATTCCTACCTTTGAACGCCGAATCGGTTATGTTTTTCAAGAGGCCAGTCTCTTTCCTCATTTAAACGTTGATCAAAATCTGGCTTACGCGGAGAAGAGGGTAAAGACGCAACCGATCCTTTTTGATCGTGACAGTATTTTGCAGTTATTAGGCATCAATACCTTGTTGAATCGTTATCCATCACAACTTTCCGGAGGAGAGAAACAGCGAGTGGCAATCGCGCGCGCTTTGCTGACACAACCTCAATTGTTGCTGATGGACGAGCCGTTATCTGCTCTGGACCATGCCAGAAAAGAAGAGTTTTTACCTTACCTCGAACGCCTTCAAAGGATGTGGGACCTGCCAATCATTTACGTTACGCACTCGGTGCAAGAGCTGGCAAGGCTAGCCGATCATGTTGTGTTGTTTAATCAAGGCAACATCATCGCCAGTGGTGGTGCTCAACAGATCATGTCTGATGCTGAGTTTAGCCATCTGTTTGGCGAGGAAATGGGGAGCGTGTTTGACACCCTAGTAAAAAGCCATTGCGAAAAGTACGGTATGACGGAATTATTGTGTGACAATGTCACCTTTTATGTCCCCGGAGAAACGGCGAACATTGGAGAGCGCCAGAGATGCCGTATTCTGGCAAGCGATGTAGGGATTGCGTTGGATGAGCCTGTTTCCACCACCGTACTTAACCGATTACCGGCAAAGATTATCGAGATTGAATCGAAAGCCAATCAAACTGGTGAAGCTTTAGTGGTATTGGAACTGGGTAATCAACAGCGTTTACTCGCGAGGGTAACGCTTAAATCACTTCATGAACTGGATTTACATCGAGATAAGCGCGTTTGGGCTCTGATTAAATCCGTCGCCATTTGTTAGTAACGATAAATTCCACGCTCATGTAGACCATTTCTTTCGTAGTACAGGCCGCCTTTATTTGTTCATCTATACTTTCAGTAGATAGTCATGATGAGAGGTGGGGACTATGGACTTTACAGAAAAACTTCGCTTAAAAGGTAAAGCGGAAGAAGACCTCTACTTTGCCAAGTTAGATCGTCAGCTTATTGAAGCGCTGCACGAAAAGCAGAAACAAGAGCAAGCTATTTTGAAGTCAGATGAGACGGAAGATTCAATTATTCCGTCAACGATGGAAACAAAATAACTGACGATATACGAACTTAGTATGTATAGTCAGATGCTGCTGCGATCTCACGTTTCATATTTCAATTAAGTTTCAATTATGTGGGACGGTAAAAGATGCGCTTTCTGTGACTTATTAAACCCACCTTTAATCTTGAATACCCGTCACTTAACAGTTTTTATCTGTGTCATTCCAGCGAGCACTAGCGAGACTAGGAATCTAACGGAAGCGCGCTGAGACGTTAAAGAAATAGCTTTGGCTATAACGTGCGCGGTAAGTAGATCCTGAATCACGCTCCTTCGTCGCTGGTCAGGATGACTGCATAGTGTGAAGATGCGGTTCTTCATATGCCGTTCGCAGTTAAACGAACGCGATTTACCATTTAATATTTCGCTTTCTTCAAACTCAGATAACCCTCTACCATCAAGACAAAAACAGCGAGCCAAATGGCAATATATGTTGGCCACTCGCTCGTAGCGATACTCTCGCCCAGCAAAATCGCAACCACAACCAGAAGGACGGGTTCAACATAAACCAGCAGACCAAACAGGCTCAAGTTCAGATGCGGCGCAGACAGAGATTGAAATGCCAGCGCTAATGTACTGATTAACCCCAAGCCCAGGATTAACCAAAGGAGATTAGAAGTTATGTTGAGCTCTTGAAGAATGTGTCCGCTTTCAAAGATAAAGTAGAGACTGATTGGCAGGCTTAACATCATGTCGAACCAGACACCACCAATATTGTTTGTGTCGGTTTTTTGTCGCAACCAAAAGTAGATTGGGTAACCCAAGCAGACTACCAGGGTAGGCCAGGCTAACGTTTGGGATATCAACATTTGATTGAGAATGCCAAGTACGGCGAAAAAACAGGCTAGCTTCTGAAAGCGAGACATTTGATCGTTAAATGCCAAACGCCCAACCAAAACCAAACTGATGGGCATCATAAAGTAGCCAAGTGAAACGGCAAGTCCGTAGCCGTTCACAGGCGCCCACAAAAACAGCCATAACTGAACGCCAATCAAAAACGACGCGATGAAGCGAGTCAAAATGAACGTTAAGTCGAATTTTAACATTCGCTCAAAGATAGCCACGACCTGGTGCCAGTGTCCGTTGGCAAGAATAAAAACCGTTAAAAGTGGGACGGTAATTAAAATACGCCATCCATATATTTCCTCTCCATCAAGTTCACCCAGTAAGGACGTGTACGCGAACATAGTCGCGAATAGGGCTGAGCCGATAATATTGAGAGTCACGCCAAAAGGAGTATTGGTTTTAGTGTGCATAATTCTGTTCGAGTGTGATTCAAATTGATGACATAGCACGCGATCGCGTCTAGCGTATTTACAAGCGGACTAATTGAGAGTGAGTCATGTTGTTTGACCAGCATGATTATTCATTGCTCAATGTGTTGCAAAATCATTGTTACGTTCTCTTGCGTAAGCTAACAGAAATGAAACATCTTTGCACCAGATGTGTGCGTGAGTGCATAAAAAATGGCGAGAAATACTAGCGGGGTACTTATGAAGCGCGGCTTTCTTGCTGCTTGGCTTTTTTGCTTGTTTATCTTCTAAGCAGAAAGCAAAAACTCAACCAATTTGTTGTAACCGGCCAATTCAACGTCCTTCTAGAGTGTTATTAAATTCTTTACTCAACCAAGACTTCAGAGTAAGAACATTTTCGTTACGCAACTTTTCAGGTTTGCAAACAAAGAAAAATTCCAAATGCGGATTTTTAACCGGGGTACCGACTTCTGTTAACAAACCGTGTTTAATTTCATCACGAACGAATAATCGGTGGGTGACGAAAACGCCCAGCTTTCGAATCGCGGCTTGAACGGCATGTATTGACGCAATAAAACTCAAATTATTGCGCTGTTTAGGGACAGGGAGCGAGTTACCCTGACACCAGACACTCCAGTCCTGTTTTCTACGCAGGTTTTCGGCATAAATCGCGGGATAGCGTTGTAACAAGTCAGCAGCACTCTGGGGAGCTTGCGATGGCTGCAATAAGTCCGGGCTGCAAACCAGCAAGAGTTCATCATCCCCGAGTTTTTCACAATAGTAATCTTCCCATTCGTCGGGAGTTCCGTGAATGATCGCGACATCCACTCCTTCTTGGTTTAAATCAAATGGGCCGATTAAGTTTGACAGGCGAATATCCACATTGGGCGCATATTGCTGGAAATTATTTACTCGTGGCACCCACCAATGTATCGCCAGAGAGTTGATCATATTCAGGGTGATTCGATTTGATTGTGGCTGATGAGTGACGGCTTCTGTCGCCTCGACAATCGTTTTTAATGCTGGAGCAATGTCATTGTAGTATTTCTGACCAACGGAGTTGAGCTGAACCTGCCTGCCAACACGCTGAAACAAAGGCTGTCCGATAAGAGACTCAAGGCTTTTTATCGCTTGGCTGATTGCAGAATGGCTCACGCTAAGCACGGCAGCGGCTTCGGTCATACTGCCAGTTTCTGCAACCGCGACAAAGGCGTAAAGAGATTTCAGTGGTGGTCGTTTATTCATTTGTAAGTTTATCTAACAGGTTTGTTTAAATATATTCGTTTTTTTCTTTGTTGTCATTGCACTAGTATGAGCTCGTCGATAAGGAGGATATCATTTTGCTGAAGAACCATGCTGTACCTTACATGCTAATTTCAACGTTCAGTTTGTCATTAACTGGACTTTTATTAAAAAAACTTACCGAAATGATGGGCATTGAGCTGCTTACATTTCTACGTTTTCTCATGCCAACATTGTTACTTTTTGCAATCGTATTGGCATCAAAGTTACCTCTGCCACCACGTAAAGTAATAAAACCTATTATTATTCGTGGGTTATGTATTGCTGCATGCCAACTGTGCTTTATTGCCTCGTTGAATACCTTATCCCTGGTAGAAAGCTCGGTACTTTTTGCAACAGGACCGCTCTTTATTGCCGTTCTGGAAAAGTTGTTTTTTAAAGTAAAGATTAAACCTGAAACGAAATTTGGGTTAGCGGCAACTTTTGTTGGCGTGTTAATGCTGGCTGGGGATGTGTCAGGTATTCAGTTTAGACCGGAGCTGTTGATAGGTTTAGGTGCGGGATTCTTTAGTGCAGGGTCACAGGTGAGTTTGTTTCGCGCCAGCAAGAATGAGGTCAAGCCTGCAGCACTCAATAGTTGGACATTTTTAATCGCAGCGTTGAGTGTTCTGCCATTGTCATTTCTCTCAGGTTTGTCCGAGATGGATATGCAGATATTAATCGAACCACAACTCAACACTTTGGTGTGGGTATGCCTTTTAGCGCTCTCGATATCCGTCGTCGGGAATCAAATCTTTCGTTCTAAAGCTTACAGACTGGCCGAAAGTAACTCGCAACTTGCACCGCTGATTTTTACCAATCTACTGTTTACCGCGGTATGGCAGGTCTTGTTTTTTGATGAAAGTTTTTCTCACTACCAGGTCGTCGGAATTACGCTGATCATTCTAGCTGCGCTGATGAATAGTTTTGCCGCCAAGTTATTCAGGCACTTCTTTCCTACACCAGTTCATCACGTTTGAATGGTCCATCTCGTCAGTTAAAGAGGGCTGGTGAACCAGCCCTTGTTTGATCAAACTTTTGATAGAATATCCTCGACCACTTTTTCCGGAGGCTGATTAATATCGATATAGATTGCCTCCTGTTCGCTGGGTTCTACCAGAGTGCTAAACTGGCTTTCTAGCATCGCTGAACCTTGGAAATAGTGATCTTCTCGGGCCTTAAGCCGTGACCATATTGTGTCAAAATCGCCTTTTAAATAGCAGAACGTGAGATCATTACAGCCTACTTTTAATGCTTCTCTGTACTCGGGTTTCAGTGCAGAGCATGCCAACACCAAGTTATCTTGTTCTTGGATAAGCGCATTGAGCGTTAGCAGCCACTCTTTTCTGTCTTCATCGGTAAGAGGGATGCCATTCCTCATTTTTTCAACGTTCTCCGCTGGATGGTAATCATCACCATCGAAAAAAGGGATGTTCAGAGATTTTGCCAGCGAGTTACCGATAGAAGATTTACCGCACCCAGAAACACCCATAACGACATATTTTTTATTCATAGTATCAACTCATAATTAGGCTTAACTGGCAAGCTTATCGCCACCATAATGCAAGCTCAGGGAAAACAATCACGAGAGCAAGAACACAAACTTGTAGAGCTATAAATGGAAGAAGTGCTGTAAATATCTCACCCAGACTAATGTCTTTCGGCGCAACAGATTTGAGATAAAATGCTGCCGGACCAAACGGCGGAGACAAGAACGCAACCTGCATATTCAGACAGAATACGACACCAAACCAGATTGGATCCATTCCAAGGCCAGTGATGATCGGGACGAAAATCGGCATAGTCAGTAGTGCAACGCCAACCCAGTCGAGGAACATACCCAGAACAAACAGTATTGCCATCATGATCAGCAGAGTAGACATCGCGTCACCACCACTTAGGGCGAGAATGGTTTCCTCAACAAAGTCGATACCACCCATTAGGTTGTAAACACCAACCAGTGCTGAAGCGCCGATACCGATCCACATGATCATGCCACAGGTACGCATGGTGGCGATGGAAGACTCTTTAACCATTTTCCAATTTAGCTCTTTGCGGATCGCAGCACTGATAGCAATACCGACCACGCCTAGCGCAGAAGCTTCGGTAACGGATGCGACACCGGTGTAAATACTACCGAGAACCGTCGCAACCGATAGGAGAGGGAAGAACAGTGCCTTGAAGTAGCTTGGATGAGCTTCAGCATCTTTGGCCAGATCTTCTTCTGACGGTAGTGGGGCAAGGGCTGGATTCAGCTTACAGCGAATCAGTACGTAAGCCATGTAAAACATAGCCAGAATAAACGCTGGTAAGAAGGCCGCTTTAAATAGTTCGCCAATCGATACTGACGCCGATAAACCATAAATAATCAGCACGATACTTGGTGGAAGCATGGTACCTAAAGCACCACCAGCACATGTTGTACCGATTGCTAATTTACGGTCATAGCCCAGTCTTAGCATTTGTGGTAGCGCAAGAATGCCGAGTAGTACCGTTTCACCGCCGATAACGCCCGACATAGAAGCCAGAATCACCGCGACAAGTAAGGTTTGAACCGCAACACCACCACGTACTTTGCGGCCGACACTTTTCATTGCATCGAACAAGTCTCTGGCAATGCCTGAGCGATCGAGCAGGGCGGCCATGAGTACAAACATCGGCACCGCAAGGAACACATACCCACTCACGAAGCTGAAAATACGACTGGTGATAAGTGGCAATGCATCGACGCCAAACCAACCTAAGGTAAAGACAAGGGCGACGAGCCCTGTTACAAACGCTAATTGCATGCCAGTCAACAATAGACCAATCATCAAAACCAGCATCAGCAAGCTGCCGTACTCGATTCCAATTGATGACAAGTTCGATGTGAAAGTTTGCACACCAACCCATCCTAAAGCAGCGGCTAACGTCAGAAGGCTTATTATAAGGAACACAGGCTTGTAGCTCCCTACAGCTTGTTTTGTAGAAGATAAATTATTCATCGCCTTCTTTCCTTAGTTGTTGAATTTCTCTAATCAAATGCAAAATGAACTGAATAAACATCAAGCAAACGGTAAATAGAATGATTCCTTTAAGCAGGGCAGGAAATGGAGGATTCCAAGCGGAGCCGGAGGTTTCTAATCGTATTCCCCCCCAAGGGGCAAACCATGAGTTAGCCACAGTTTGCCACGCTGCATAAATCAACAATCCACTAAATAGCAGTCCCGCTAAGTGGTGAAAGACATTCAGGTAGTGCTTTGTCTTTTGTGATACTGCATCGTAAACAAGAACAACTCTTACGTGCTTATCGGTAGCCAGTGCGTAAGCACCACCAATGACAAACAGTGCGCCACCAATAAAAGAAGCGGTTTCATGAACCCATATTGTCGGCGAGTTAAACAAATAGCGACTTGCGACTTCATAAAAAGAAATGAGCACGGTGGCAACAAACAATAAACTAAACAGCTCACTGATTTTGGTTATTGCTTTATCGAGTATATTGTGAGGCATTTCAGCCACGACATTGGTGTCTGATTCTTTCATATGTCTAGTTCCCAATGAAATAGGGAGGAGTTACCCTCCCTTAACAACTTATAGAAGGCCTGAGTCTTTTAAGTAAGTCGTAATAGAATCGTAAACTTTTTTAGCATTTGGAGAGAGCTCTGCGTATTTCTTCCACTCACCCATTGCGATTTGACGGAACTTCTTACGTTCTTCTTCCGACCAGTCGTGAATGGTGATGTTAGGATTCGCTTCAGCTTCCTTAACGGCTTTTTGATCGGCAATACGAAGTTGGGTTGTAATATCTTCGGCAAAGTCACGCACCGATACCGTCATGATTTCCTGAAGATCCGCAGGTAGTTTGTCCCACTTTTTCTGGCTCATTGAGATATCAATGGTTGGCAGAGAGTGGAAGCCCGGTTGAACAGGATGGGTTGCGATATCGTTCATGCCTGCTTGATGGTTGGTAGAGAAAACGGTGTAGTCAGCAGCATCAATAACGCCTTTACTCAAACCGGTAAAGACTTCTGATCCAGGCAGGTTTACTGGGGTTGCACCGGCTGCAGCAAACACTTGCTGTACCAGACCTTCTGGAGCGCGCAATTTCAGACCTTTAAGATCATCAACACCGTTTAGTGGAACCTTAGATACAAACGATTCGACGCCTGTTGTTGAACCACCAATGTATTTCACGCCATAAGGAGCATACAGCTCTGTCATCAACTCATAACCACCGCCATAGTTGATGTATTGCAGCAGTTGACGTGTATCAGACCACGCACCAACCATATTACCAATCAGACCAAAAGCAGGATCCTGACCAGTGAAGTAACCGGTTGCCGTAATATGACCGTCGATGATGCCCATTTTAATCGCACCCAAGGTTTCAGTGTGTTTAACCACCGCACCTACTGGCAATAAATCAATTTCAATGCGGCCACCAGACATTTGCTCTACGCGTTCCGTCCACTCTTTTTGAACCTGGAAGTTCTTATCACCAGATGGGTCACTGGATTGAAATTTGAAGTTAAAGTTCGCAGCGAAAGCAGAAGAGGATAGCAACGCTAGTGAGACAGCTGAGGTTAGGGATTTTTGTATGATGTTCATTCATTCGTCCTTTAATTTATTATCGGATCTACTTGTATTCCTACTACGCCCGAATGTTACCGGGAACATTTGCGAAGTTACCGGTAACATCTGTTGAATTCTAGGAGTTTGATCACGTTCTATAACATCTTTAATTAATTTCTAACATAAATGAGAGGTGTGTTATGAATGTACTAATATCTGTCGCGTGAATTTTTCTGGTTCGAGATAGACTTTGCTACTGGTTTCAGTTATATCTCATCTTTCCGTGAGATGTTTTTTTAAGAAGGGTTGTTCGTCATGTTGGAGATGTTTGGCGTAATTAATATATGGACGTATTTAGTAGGATTAACCATGATAATCCTCGCTCCGGGCCCGAACTCTCTTTATGTGTTGAAATCGAGTTCATCGCTGGGTGTTAAGGCGGGCTACAAAGCGGCTTCAGGTGTGCTTATTGGTGACGCGGTTTTAATTTTGCTCTCTTATCTAGGTGTCGCTTCATTAATTCAAGCGTCTCCTGTTCTGTTCACGATTATCCGTTACTTGGGTGCCGCGTATTTGCTCTATTTAGGGGTGAAAATCATCCATCAATTACTGAGTCAAACAAATGATGATGAGTCTGAAGTCGCTCGCCCTAAAAAGAGAGAAAATGTGTTCGCTAAGTCGCTGACTTTGAGTTTGACTAATCCGAAAGCGATCCTGTTTTACGTCTCATTCTTTATCCAGTTTATCGATTATACGTACGAAAATACCTGGATTTCATACCTAATCCTCGCGTTTATTCTCGAAGTCTTCAGTATCATTTATCTGAGTACGCTGATCTTTCTCGGCTCATCTTTAACCCAATTATTCAAAGATAATAAGGTGTTAGCAAAGTTAGGCAACGGATTGCTTGGTATGTTCTTTATGGGGTTTGCGGCAAGGCTAGCGAGCTTGAGTTGATATTCAATTGCTGCATATCTGAGCAAGTCCTTATTTGCCCGAAGGTCTTAACTGGAAGAACGGGAGTTGAGGGGGTTTTATTGCTCTAATAGAGAAAAAGTGGGGGTATGGTCACTCCTCCACTTTTTTGATATTCAAACGACCTAATTGCTTTTGTGTTTCTAGGCTCTTGGCGGCGATATGCTGTCTAGGTCTTATCGTCTGGAACGATTCCGAGAAGAACGTTCTTTGTGCGCTGAAGCGGCTTTCGCTTGTGACTTTAAAATTGACTCAACCGTCAGTTCCATTGGCTCTTTAGGTTTGAGTCCGTTTGGAAACGTACGGGCACGTGGAGGCAGTTCGAACTCTTCACTTGATGCTCTCGGCATGCGCTTAAATCGGTACAAATAAAAGTTCTCTAACTTCTCTCTTGCCCAATCTGTTTTCTTTAAATACTTCACGCTACTTGTGACTGAGGGATTGGTATGAAAACAATTAAATCGCATGGCTGCATCTAAGATATCCCATCCATAAAAGTCCGCTAGTTCAGCGATCATCGTCTCTAGTTTAAGACCATGGAGAGGGTTGTTTTTTTGAAGTTCAATTCTTTCTTCATCAGTCATGATCTGTACCTCAGGGGCTCGTGTTTAAATATAGGCATAATACCAATTCCCACAATAATCTGACCATTTACTCATCAAGATTAGGATTTTGTATGGGTATGACATGTAATAGCTTAAAAGCGTGAAAGATGCTCGTTATAAAGCAATATCAATAGAAGAAAGGGAATCAGGTAAAGAAAATTGAGGGGATTGAAAAGGGGGAGATGTTTATAGAATCAGAGATAAGTGGCGCAAGCCGTAGTTTCCTACAGCCTGCGCCTACTTAAAATCTTATGCTACTTCAACGTTAGCAGCTTGAAGACCTTTTTGGCCTTGC contains the following coding sequences:
- the modB gene encoding molybdate ABC transporter permease subunit, which translates into the protein MPLDDLVIVTTLKLAFVVTCALLVIGLPTAWWLCHGKSRFKPVIESVLLLPLVLPPTVLGFYLLVLLGPQGSVGQILYQLGWQQLPFTFTGIAVACTIHSLPFVLQPLKNAFAAIGKRPMEVAATLRASPLDTFITVTLPLAWPGVLSSAVMGFCHTLGEFGVVLMIGGNIPGQTRVMSVEIYNHVEALDYLNAHILSAGLVGFSFLALLLIHWLNNLHKARMELEIIE
- a CDS encoding LysR substrate-binding domain-containing protein; amino-acid sequence: MNKRPPLKSLYAFVAVAETGSMTEAAAVLSVSHSAISQAIKSLESLIGQPLFQRVGRQVQLNSVGQKYYNDIAPALKTIVEATEAVTHQPQSNRITLNMINSLAIHWWVPRVNNFQQYAPNVDIRLSNLIGPFDLNQEGVDVAIIHGTPDEWEDYYCEKLGDDELLLVCSPDLLQPSQAPQSAADLLQRYPAIYAENLRRKQDWSVWCQGNSLPVPKQRNNLSFIASIHAVQAAIRKLGVFVTHRLFVRDEIKHGLLTEVGTPVKNPHLEFFFVCKPEKLRNENVLTLKSWLSKEFNNTLEGR
- the modC gene encoding molybdenum ABC transporter ATP-binding protein, producing MINATVIENESVISPENEGAISAKLNINYEDFQLKADLELPSRGVTVLFGHSGCGKTTCLRAIAGLVRVEQGEVRVNSEQWQSWDGKVFIPTFERRIGYVFQEASLFPHLNVDQNLAYAEKRVKTQPILFDRDSILQLLGINTLLNRYPSQLSGGEKQRVAIARALLTQPQLLLMDEPLSALDHARKEEFLPYLERLQRMWDLPIIYVTHSVQELARLADHVVLFNQGNIIASGGAQQIMSDAEFSHLFGEEMGSVFDTLVKSHCEKYGMTELLCDNVTFYVPGETANIGERQRCRILASDVGIALDEPVSTTVLNRLPAKIIEIESKANQTGEALVVLELGNQQRLLARVTLKSLHELDLHRDKRVWALIKSVAIC
- the modA gene encoding molybdate ABC transporter substrate-binding protein, with translation MLKNSRILQCCLAFSLLSNTAFSQTLTVAVANNFYGPMKALVSDYEQQQSDDVEISTGSTGQLYAQIINGAPFDLFFSADQHRPQLLVEKQLAEGEFTYAQGVLVAWSPSENLDVKSELFSGNFQYLAIADPKLAPYGLAAQQTLEKYQKWDGVQNKLVIGKGLNATYQFVFTGNAQFGLLAKSQVYQQGKFQPGSVWQIPASDYQPIKQDAVTLKLGKDKASAMQFIHYLKSDRAKDIIHSYGYLTD
- the rarD gene encoding EamA family transporter RarD, with translation MHTKTNTPFGVTLNIIGSALFATMFAYTSLLGELDGEEIYGWRILITVPLLTVFILANGHWHQVVAIFERMLKFDLTFILTRFIASFLIGVQLWLFLWAPVNGYGLAVSLGYFMMPISLVLVGRLAFNDQMSRFQKLACFFAVLGILNQMLISQTLAWPTLVVCLGYPIYFWLRQKTDTNNIGGVWFDMMLSLPISLYFIFESGHILQELNITSNLLWLILGLGLISTLALAFQSLSAPHLNLSLFGLLVYVEPVLLVVVAILLGESIATSEWPTYIAIWLAVFVLMVEGYLSLKKAKY
- a CDS encoding gluconokinase is translated as MNKKYVVMGVSGCGKSSIGNSLAKSLNIPFFDGDDYHPAENVEKMRNGIPLTDEDRKEWLLTLNALIQEQDNLVLACSALKPEYREALKVGCNDLTFCYLKGDFDTIWSRLKAREDHYFQGSAMLESQFSTLVEPSEQEAIYIDINQPPEKVVEDILSKV
- a CDS encoding TRAP transporter small permease subunit; protein product: MKESDTNVVAEMPHNILDKAITKISELFSLLFVATVLISFYEVASRYLFNSPTIWVHETASFIGGALFVIGGAYALATDKHVRVVLVYDAVSQKTKHYLNVFHHLAGLLFSGLLIYAAWQTVANSWFAPWGGIRLETSGSAWNPPFPALLKGIILFTVCLMFIQFILHLIREIQQLRKEGDE
- a CDS encoding DMT family transporter, which translates into the protein MLKNHAVPYMLISTFSLSLTGLLLKKLTEMMGIELLTFLRFLMPTLLLFAIVLASKLPLPPRKVIKPIIIRGLCIAACQLCFIASLNTLSLVESSVLFATGPLFIAVLEKLFFKVKIKPETKFGLAATFVGVLMLAGDVSGIQFRPELLIGLGAGFFSAGSQVSLFRASKNEVKPAALNSWTFLIAALSVLPLSFLSGLSEMDMQILIEPQLNTLVWVCLLALSISVVGNQIFRSKAYRLAESNSQLAPLIFTNLLFTAVWQVLFFDESFSHYQVVGITLIILAALMNSFAAKLFRHFFPTPVHHV
- a CDS encoding TRAP transporter large permease subunit, which gives rise to MLVLMIGLLLTGMQLAFVTGLVALVFTLGWFGVDALPLITSRIFSFVSGYVFLAVPMFVLMAALLDRSGIARDLFDAMKSVGRKVRGGVAVQTLLVAVILASMSGVIGGETVLLGILALPQMLRLGYDRKLAIGTTCAGGALGTMLPPSIVLIIYGLSASVSIGELFKAAFLPAFILAMFYMAYVLIRCKLNPALAPLPSEEDLAKDAEAHPSYFKALFFPLLSVATVLGSIYTGVASVTEASALGVVGIAISAAIRKELNWKMVKESSIATMRTCGMIMWIGIGASALVGVYNLMGGIDFVEETILALSGGDAMSTLLIMMAILFVLGMFLDWVGVALLTMPIFVPIITGLGMDPIWFGVVFCLNMQVAFLSPPFGPAAFYLKSVAPKDISLGEIFTALLPFIALQVCVLALVIVFPELALWWR
- a CDS encoding peptidylprolyl isomerase, with amino-acid sequence MEAYQRHYLTAKVATEKFKLNPEWLSDQQRQDVDAQVAQLFRIQSAVLSSSLGIQTYIHDNELEQAMNEVMEGYPSLEEFYRALRGQQLSESDLRLALKDELRCNKVLEQISNDVPELSEEAAFEHYQANQEKFFRPSLWELSQILVTVNSEIEENHREPAFARIQAAKQELKERDFSQVALKYSECPSAVNDGYLGWCEGPKLFPQIVQQLPQLDLMEISSVIETEIGFHLVRVHSVKPSGLVSFEQAFPYLKQKHQQRAKAYIQKQWVSQLLVEEG